A stretch of Phoenix dactylifera cultivar Barhee BC4 unplaced genomic scaffold, palm_55x_up_171113_PBpolish2nd_filt_p 000767F, whole genome shotgun sequence DNA encodes these proteins:
- the LOC103697638 gene encoding putative pentatricopeptide repeat-containing protein At5g09950, which yields MSRRFPLFVPTRFHLHTSSNSNFSSSPRLLPKEPRIAKPRLPIPIPLEKLLAEHRRSRGQSPNLVAPEISSQESNRELDSAYDDVVCRYKGSRNPHDAASLHLELIKKGFVGDLFLSNNLINLYAKAGNLASAHQIFDDMREKNAVSWTCLIAGHTQHGLPDEACCIFWSMISNGFEPTQFTFGSVLRACQDCGPDRLSLGIQIHGLVSKTQCSLDIVVCNALISMYGSCCLNSAFYAQQVFDSVPIKNSITWNCIISVHSQKGDAMAAFKLFSDMQMGSSGFDSKPNEYTYGSLISVTYSSSCGVCLLDQMLARVSKSGCLSNLYVGSALVSAFARFGLLDRAKKIFLQMDERNAVSLSGLMVGLVKQNLGEEAVDVFRETRDLVVIDHDSFVVLTSALAEFQVPEEGRRKGREVHGLVIRSGLIDSKVAIGNGLLNMYAKCGAIDEACRVFKLMRMKDRVSWSTMISGLDQNGYFEEALMSFQMMLCNGIMPSNYAIISTLSSCASLRLFSAGAQLHCDSIKLGLDSDVSVSNSLLAMYGECGSLTECWRVFNSMPGYDQISWNSMIGALASSEASLQESIGVFLDMMRNGWKPNRVTFVNIFAVLSPLSVPELGRQVHALVLKHGMSEDSAVENALLSCYAKSGEIDNCERLFFKMSDRRDDVSWNSMVAGYVQNGLLQKAMDFVWFMIHSGQQMDCFTLATVLSACASVAALERGLEIHAFGIRCYLVSDVVVESALVDMYSKCGRIDYASRVFRFMSLRNEFSWNSMISAYARHGLGENALEVFEEMQCGNQRPDHVTYVGVLSACSHAGLVEEGLNYFESMSDYGLVPRMEHYSCTIDLLGRAGKLDKVEGFIKKMPMRPSVLIWRTVLVACRRSKDDTKTELAKLASKMLVELEPQNPVNYVLTSNFYASKGRWEDVTRTRAAMRRTTVKKEAGCSWVTLRDGVHVFVAGDRSHPNTEEIYAKLCVLNQKMRDAGYVPQTEFALYDLDMENKEELLSYHSEKLAVAFVLTRSSGAPIRIMKNLRVCGDCHSAFRYISKIVGRQIVLRDSNRFHHFEDGKCSCGDYW from the coding sequence ATGAGTCGCCGCTTCCCGCTATTTGTTCCCACTAGATTCCACCTTCATACCTCTTCAAACTCgaatttctcctcttctcctcgtctCCTTCCCAAAGAGCCAAGAATCGCTAAACCCCGACTCCCAATTCCGATTCCACTAGAGAAACTGTTAGCAGAGCACAGAAGATCTCGCGGCCAATCCCCCAACCTCGTTGCCCCGGAAATCTCATCTCAAGAATCCAATCGGGAGCTCGATTCCGCTTACGACGACGTCGTGTGCCGTTACAAGGGTTCTCGTAACCCTCACGATGCCGCAAGCCTCCACCTTGAGCTAATCAAGAAAGGGTTTGTAGGGGATTTGTTTTTGTCCAACAATCTGATCAACCTCTATGCTAAAGCAGGCAATCTGGCGTCCGCTCATCAGATATTCGATGATATGCGGGAAAAGAATGCGGTTTCTTGGACTTGCTTAATTGCTGGGCACACGCAGCATGGGCTTCCCGATGAGGCTTGCTGTATATTTTGGTCAATGATTTCAAATGGTTTTGAGCCCACTCAGTTCACCTTTGGAAGTGTTCTCCGAGCATGCCAGGATTGTGGTCCCGATCGCCTAAGTCTTGGAATCCAGATCCATGGGCTGGTTTCTAAAACCCAGTGCTCATTGGATATTGTGGTGTGCAATGCGCTGATATCCATGTATGGAAGTTGCTGTTTGAATTCTGCATTCTATGCTCAGCAAGTGTTTGATAGTGTACCAATCAAGAATTCCATAACTTGGAACTGCATCATTTCCGTGCACTCTCAAAAAGGGGATGCGATGGCTGCCTTTAAGCTCTTTTCAGATATGCAAATGGGAAGTTCTGGGTTTGATTCGAAACCGAATGAGTATACCTATGGCAGCTTGATATCTGTGACGTACTCTTCCTCATGTGGTGTGTGCCTTCTTGACCAAATGCTTGCAAGGGTGTCCAAGTCCGGGTGTTTGAGCAATCTCTATGTGGGTAGTGCTCTGGTTAGTGCATTTGCTAGATTTGGGTTGCTTGATAGAGCTAAAAAGATCTTCTTGCAAATGGATGAGAGGAATGCTGTATCTCTGAGTGGCTTGATGGTGGGACTCGTAAAGCAGAATCTTGGAGAAGAAGCAGTGGATGTTTTCAGAGAAACAAGGGATTTAGTTGTCATAGATCATGACTCTTTTGTGGTCCTGACGAGTGCACTTGCTGAGTTTCAAGTACCggaagaagggagaagaaaggggAGGGAGGTCCATGGACTTGTGATTAGATCTGGACTTATAGATTCTAAGGTTGCGATTGGGAATGGCTTACTTAACATGTATGCAAAATGTGGTGCCATTGATGAAGCTTGTAGAGTCTTCAAGCTCATGAGAATGAAAGATCGGGTCTCATGGAGTACGATGATCTCCGGTCTTGATCAGAATGGTTATTTTGAAGAGGCTCTGATGAGCTTCCAAATGATGCTATGTAATGGTATCATGCCATCGAATTATGCAATAATCAGTACTTTGAGTTCATGTGCAAGCTTGCGACTTTTTAGTGCAGGTGCGCAACTCCATTGTGATAGCATCAAACTTGGACTTGATTCGGATGTTTCTGTTTCAAATTCGCTTCTCGCCATGTATGGAGAATGCGGTTCTTTGACTGAGTGCTGGAGAGTTTTTAATTCTATGCCTGGCTATGATCAGATTTCATGGAATTCCATGATTGGGGCATTAGCCAGTTCTGAGGCATCTCTGCAGGAATCTATAGGGGTTTTCTTAGATATGATGCGAAATGGGTGGAAACCAAACAGAGTGACATTCGTGAATATTTTTGCTGTTTTATCTCCACTTTCTGTTCCTGAGTTAGGTAGGCAAGTTCATGCTCTAGTCCTGAAACATGGGATGTCAGAGGACAGCGCTGTGGAAAATGCCCTTCTATCTTGTTATGCTAAGTCTGGAGAGATCGATAACTGTGAGCGCCTCTTTTTTAAAATGTCTGATAGGAGGGATGATGTATCATGGAATTCTATGGTTGCAGGATATGTTCAAAATGGACTTCTGCAAAAGGCCATGGATTTTGTTTGGTTCATGATTCATAGTGGCCAGCAGATGGACTGCTTCACGCTGGCAACAGTTCTGAGTGCATGTGCCTCTGTAGCAGCATTAGAGCGCGGGTTGGAAATTCATGCCTTTGGAATTAGGTGTTATTTGGTATCTGATGTCGTAGTGGAGAGTGCACTTGTTGATATGTATTCCAAGTGTGGAAGAATAGACTATGCCTCGAGGGTCTTCAGGTTCATGAGTTTGAGAAATGAATTTTCTTGGAATTCAATGATTTCAGCTTATGCCCGACATGGGCTTGGTGAGAATGCTCTGGAGGTCTTTGAAGAAATGCAATGCGGGAATCAACGACCAGATCATGTCACCTATGTTGGGGTTTTATCTGCCTGTAGTCATGCTGGGTTAGTGGAGGAAGGTTTAAACTACTTCGAATCTATGAGTGACTATGGTTTAGTACCACGGATGGAGCACTATTCTTGTACGATCGATCTTTTGGGCCGAGCAGGTAAGCTTGATAAGGTGGAAGGGTTCATCAAAAAAATGCCAATGAGGCCTAGCGTGCTCATATGGAGGACAGTTTTAGTTGCTTGTCGTCGATCAAAAGATGATACAAAGACAGAGTTAGCAAAACTAGCATCAAAAATGCTTGTGGAATTAGAACCTCAAAATCCAGTTAATTATGTACTTACTTCGAATTTCTATGCCTCCAAAGGAAGATGGGAAGATGTAACAAGAACACGAGCTGCGATGCGAAGAACAACTGTAAAGAAAGAAGCTGGTTGCAGCTGGGTCACCTTAAGGGATGGAGTTCATGTTTTTGTAGCTGGAGACAGATCACACCCAAACACGGAAGAGATCTATGCCAAACTATGTGTTCTGAATCAAAAGATGAGAGATGCAGGTTATGTTCCTCAGACAGAGTTTGCTTTATATGACCTTGACATGGAGAACAAAGAAGAGTTGTTAAGCTATCATAGTGAGAAACTTGCTGTGGCATTTGTTCTTACCCGCTCTTCAGGAGCACCTATACGTATCATGAAGAACCTTCGGGTTTGTGGGGATTGCCATTCAGCATTTAGATATATTTCTAAGATTGTTGGACGACAGATAGTTCTACGTGATTCTAATAGATTCCATCATTTTGAGGATGGGAAATGTTCATGTGGGGATTACTGGTGA